A genome region from Balneolaceae bacterium includes the following:
- a CDS encoding DUF3667 domain-containing protein, with amino-acid sequence MEENRSSDEPRGEPHRRLGFKAFAGQFLSELVNIDRGVPGTFLALFRRPEEVVRDYFDGHDRYMNPFRYVVVIVTIVTLILSAVVDFEEFYLRMVEAGIGMGHQESLEAMPEGMSIYFEELFRVGWLMTSKYMPVTFILLLSPALAVTSYLFFKNRKSYFSQHFIMNMYLSAQASSFGLITIPIIMQLENMMNAAYVTLPLTLAYLVWFYKRNFALQGFGQYAQAVVSYILGYVVYLVFLMIAQNLVTALLVFVV; translated from the coding sequence ATGGAAGAAAATAGATCATCGGACGAACCGCGCGGGGAGCCGCACCGCCGGCTGGGCTTCAAGGCCTTCGCCGGGCAGTTTTTGAGCGAACTGGTCAACATTGACCGGGGCGTGCCCGGTACGTTTCTGGCCCTGTTCAGGCGGCCGGAGGAGGTGGTCAGGGACTACTTCGACGGCCACGACCGCTACATGAATCCCTTCCGCTACGTGGTGGTTATTGTCACCATCGTGACGCTTATCCTTTCCGCTGTCGTCGATTTCGAAGAATTCTATCTGCGTATGGTGGAGGCAGGAATAGGCATGGGACACCAGGAGTCCCTGGAGGCTATGCCGGAGGGTATGAGTATCTATTTCGAGGAACTCTTTCGTGTGGGTTGGCTGATGACCAGTAAGTATATGCCGGTCACCTTCATCCTGCTGCTGAGTCCGGCACTTGCGGTCACCTCCTACCTTTTTTTCAAGAACCGGAAATCCTATTTCAGCCAGCATTTCATCATGAACATGTACCTGTCGGCCCAGGCTTCGTCGTTTGGCCTGATCACCATCCCCATCATCATGCAGCTGGAAAACATGATGAACGCGGCTTACGTCACCCTTCCACTCACCCTTGCCTACCTGGTCTGGTTCTATAAGCGCAACTTCGCCCTGCAGGGCTTCGGCCAATACGCCCAGGCGGTGGTCTCCTACATTCTGGGCTACGTGGTCTACCTGGTGTTCTTGATGATCGCCCAAAACCTGGTTACGGCCCTGCTGGTCTTCGTGGTCTAG
- a CDS encoding DUF1761 domain-containing protein: MADLLAEFNWLAAVVGGIAYFAIGALWYGPFFGKAWREEKEIDELPESPGAPIFVQSLLLQIVAAVSLGIFAVALAVDGAVEGFYLGLAASAGFVATTVGVNGIYNEMSLRLFFIDAGYHVVGFAAAGLIIGMW; this comes from the coding sequence ATGGCAGATCTACTGGCAGAATTCAACTGGCTGGCGGCCGTCGTAGGCGGCATCGCCTACTTCGCCATCGGCGCACTCTGGTACGGACCCTTTTTTGGAAAGGCATGGAGGGAGGAGAAGGAGATCGACGAACTTCCCGAGTCCCCCGGCGCCCCCATATTCGTGCAGTCTCTGCTGCTGCAAATTGTCGCAGCGGTTTCGCTGGGTATTTTCGCGGTGGCACTGGCTGTCGACGGGGCTGTGGAGGGTTTCTACCTGGGGCTGGCTGCATCCGCCGGCTTTGTGGCCACCACCGTGGGGGTCAACGGCATCTACAACGAGATGTCCCTGCGTCTCTTTTTCATCGATGCGGGTTACCACGTGGTGGGCTTTGCTGCGGCGGGCCTGATCATCGGGATGTGGTAG